Proteins encoded within one genomic window of Rhodobacteraceae bacterium LMO-JJ12:
- a CDS encoding 3-hydroxyacyl-CoA dehydrogenase NAD-binding domain-containing protein: protein MSDQVTLTRDGDIAIVTVNNPPVNALGTAVRKGLFDAMAQIDADADVKAAIIIGAGRTFPAGADIREFGQAPQPPALFEVCTRIEECTKPVIAAIHGTALGGGLEISLGAHYRIADPKGRVGLPEVLIGVMPGAGGTIRLPRVAGIAAALDIMVSGRQVGAQEALSLGIIDRLAETDLLDDAKSYARELIAEGKGPRKSSERSDGLGSDAENAAALQAARDGIVKKARGLFAPAKMVESMEYSLNHSLKEASIFEKDTFMSCLGTPQQQGLNHAFFAERASAKVPENGRANPRPLETIGVIGGGTMGAGIAVAALNAGLSVTMVERDDESIQRGIQNVEKVYARDVEKGRKTEAQKAAILARYTPSTSYDDLSDADLIIEAVFENMDVKKEVFGTLDKIAKPGAVLASNTSYLNIDEIASATSRPQDVIGLHFFSPANIMRLLEIVIPSKAADDAIATGFDLAKKMKKVPVRAGLCDGFIGNRILGKYATSAAYMVEDGASPYAIDAALVNFGYPMGIHAMGDLAGLDIGWANRKNNAAKRANDDRYNGTIADRICEQGWFGQKTGKGWYVYAKGDRRGTPNPEVEKIITDARADLGITPRDFTEEEIIRRYLAAMINEGAKVLEEGIALKPSDIDVTFLFGYGFPRYRGGPMKYADMYGLDNVLADLREFEKENPKFWKPAQLLVDMVEKGETFDDLNKRAAG from the coding sequence ATGAGCGATCAGGTCACTCTCACGCGCGACGGCGATATTGCCATCGTTACCGTCAACAATCCGCCGGTCAACGCGCTTGGCACTGCGGTGCGCAAAGGGCTTTTTGACGCGATGGCGCAGATTGATGCCGACGCTGACGTCAAGGCCGCGATCATAATTGGCGCAGGCCGCACCTTTCCCGCCGGGGCTGATATTCGCGAATTCGGCCAGGCACCGCAACCGCCCGCGTTGTTCGAGGTCTGCACCCGCATCGAAGAATGCACAAAGCCGGTTATTGCTGCGATCCATGGCACAGCACTCGGCGGTGGCTTGGAAATTTCGCTCGGCGCACATTATCGCATCGCCGATCCCAAGGGCCGGGTCGGCCTGCCCGAAGTTCTGATCGGCGTCATGCCCGGCGCCGGTGGCACCATCCGCCTGCCCCGCGTCGCTGGTATCGCTGCAGCGCTCGATATCATGGTCAGCGGCCGCCAGGTCGGCGCCCAGGAGGCGCTCTCGCTCGGCATCATCGACCGTCTGGCCGAGACAGACCTGCTTGACGACGCCAAGAGCTACGCGCGCGAACTGATCGCCGAGGGCAAGGGCCCGCGCAAGAGCTCGGAACGCAGCGACGGGCTTGGGTCAGACGCAGAAAACGCCGCAGCCCTGCAAGCCGCCCGCGACGGGATCGTCAAGAAAGCCCGCGGTCTCTTCGCTCCGGCCAAGATGGTAGAGTCGATGGAATATTCGCTCAATCATTCGCTAAAAGAAGCGTCGATCTTCGAAAAAGACACCTTCATGTCCTGCCTCGGCACGCCGCAGCAACAGGGCCTCAACCATGCCTTTTTCGCCGAGCGCGCCTCTGCCAAGGTGCCCGAAAACGGCCGCGCGAATCCGCGCCCGCTGGAAACGATCGGAGTCATCGGTGGCGGCACCATGGGTGCGGGTATCGCCGTTGCCGCGCTTAATGCTGGCCTCTCCGTCACCATGGTAGAGCGCGATGACGAAAGCATCCAGCGCGGCATTCAGAACGTCGAAAAGGTCTATGCCCGTGACGTGGAAAAGGGCCGCAAGACCGAAGCGCAAAAGGCCGCCATCTTGGCGCGCTATACCCCTTCCACCTCCTATGACGATTTGTCGGATGCCGACCTCATCATCGAAGCGGTGTTCGAGAACATGGATGTGAAGAAGGAGGTGTTCGGCACGCTCGACAAGATCGCCAAACCCGGCGCTGTTCTCGCCTCCAACACCTCATATCTCAATATCGACGAGATCGCCTCGGCCACCTCACGCCCACAGGATGTGATCGGCCTGCATTTTTTCTCGCCCGCCAATATCATGCGGTTGTTGGAAATCGTGATTCCTTCGAAAGCAGCAGATGATGCGATCGCCACGGGCTTTGATTTGGCCAAGAAAATGAAGAAGGTGCCGGTGCGCGCTGGTCTTTGCGACGGTTTCATCGGCAACCGCATCCTTGGCAAATACGCCACCTCGGCGGCCTATATGGTCGAAGATGGCGCATCGCCCTATGCGATCGACGCAGCCCTGGTCAACTTCGGCTATCCCATGGGCATCCACGCCATGGGCGATCTTGCCGGGCTTGATATCGGATGGGCCAACCGCAAGAACAACGCCGCCAAACGCGCCAATGATGATCGCTACAATGGCACCATCGCCGACCGGATTTGCGAACAGGGCTGGTTCGGTCAAAAGACCGGCAAGGGCTGGTATGTCTACGCCAAAGGCGACCGCCGCGGCACCCCCAACCCCGAGGTCGAGAAAATCATCACCGATGCACGCGCCGATCTTGGCATCACGCCGCGCGACTTCACGGAGGAAGAGATCATCCGCCGTTACCTCGCCGCGATGATCAATGAAGGCGCCAAGGTGCTGGAAGAGGGCATCGCGCTCAAACCTTCCGATATCGACGTGACGTTCCTCTTTGGCTACGGCTTCCCGCGCTATCGCGGCGGGCCGATGAAATACGCCGATATGTATGGGCTGGACAATGTGCTGGCCGATCTGCGTGAGTTCGAAAAAGAAAACCCCAAGTTCTGGAAACCGGCACAATTGCTCGTGGATATGGTCGAGAAGGGCGAAACCTTCGATGACCTCAACAAACGCGCCGCTGGCTGA
- a CDS encoding DUF1491 family protein, whose protein sequence is MTRLTANFWIHAYLARLRLHDIPAFVTAHGDDTAGAVLVKLNTLDGNARSFHRAFDLMSGARKWDVLSDGPEEDVDRSIAKQRSFDPDLWVIEVEDRQGRHLLDEPGLAD, encoded by the coding sequence ATGACACGCCTCACCGCAAATTTCTGGATTCACGCCTATCTTGCGCGCCTGCGGCTCCATGATATCCCGGCTTTTGTCACTGCCCATGGCGATGACACCGCCGGCGCCGTTCTGGTCAAGCTCAACACGCTTGATGGCAATGCCCGGTCCTTCCACCGCGCCTTCGATCTGATGAGCGGTGCGCGCAAATGGGATGTACTTTCCGACGGTCCCGAAGAAGATGTCGACCGCTCCATCGCCAAGCAACGCAGCTTCGATCCCGATCTTTGGGTGATCGAGGTCGAAGATCGTCAGGGCCGCCACCTGCTCGATGAACCCGGTCTCGCCGACTAA
- the era gene encoding GTPase Era encodes MTTRCGFVALIGEPNAGKSTLTNQMVGAKVSIVTHKVQTTRARIRGVALEGEAQLVFVDTPGLFRPRRRLDRAMVAAAWGGAADADIVVLLIEAHRGITEGVEKILEGLAEMPKGRTIALAINKIDKVEAPNLLSLTKEMNERFPFAETFMISAEKGHGVKALRTWLATRLPEGPWLYPEDQIADLPMRMIAAEITREKLTLRLHQELPYQLTVETESWEERDDGTARIDQIIYVMRDGHKGIVLGKKGETIKAISTLARQELEEFLGRKIHLFLQVKVRPNWLEESERYSEMGLDFKDGN; translated from the coding sequence ATGACCACTCGCTGCGGCTTTGTCGCCCTGATCGGAGAGCCCAACGCGGGCAAATCGACCCTCACCAACCAAATGGTGGGCGCCAAGGTTTCCATCGTCACCCACAAGGTGCAAACCACCCGTGCGCGCATCCGCGGCGTCGCGCTCGAAGGCGAGGCACAGCTCGTCTTCGTCGACACCCCGGGCCTCTTTCGTCCGCGCCGCCGACTCGATCGCGCCATGGTCGCCGCCGCATGGGGCGGCGCTGCGGATGCCGATATCGTCGTGTTGCTGATCGAGGCACATCGCGGCATCACCGAAGGGGTCGAGAAAATCCTCGAAGGCCTGGCTGAAATGCCCAAGGGGCGCACCATCGCGCTGGCCATCAACAAGATCGACAAGGTCGAAGCGCCCAACCTTCTCAGCCTCACCAAAGAGATGAATGAACGCTTCCCGTTTGCCGAAACCTTCATGATCTCCGCCGAAAAAGGCCATGGTGTAAAGGCTTTGCGCACTTGGCTCGCCACACGGCTTCCCGAGGGCCCGTGGCTCTACCCCGAAGATCAGATTGCCGATCTGCCCATGCGCATGATCGCCGCCGAAATCACCCGTGAAAAGCTCACCCTGCGCCTGCATCAGGAACTTCCCTACCAACTTACGGTCGAAACCGAGAGTTGGGAAGAACGCGACGATGGCACCGCACGCATAGACCAGATCATCTACGTCATGCGCGACGGCCACAAAGGCATCGTGCTGGGCAAGAAAGGCGAAACCATCAAGGCGATTTCGACGCTCGCGCGCCAAGAGCTGGAAGAATTCCTCGGCCGCAAAATCCACCTCTTCCTGCAAGTAAAGGTCCGCCCCAACTGGCTGGAAGAAAGCGAGCGCTACTCCGAAATGGGCCTTGATTTCAAAGATGGCAACTGA
- the rnc gene encoding ribonuclease III: MKLARELKEFETRLGHKFTKPELLIRALTHASISSPTRDDNQRLEFLGDRVLGLTMAEAVLEHDPSASEGTLAPRFNALVRKETCADIAREIDLGVVLKIGRSEMMSGGRRKKALLGDAMEAVIAAVYLDAGFETARDLILRLWSARISTVDADARDPKTALQEWAQARGLKPPSYIETARTGPDHAPAFTIEARLDSGQSAEATAASKRQAEQAAAKALLDRVERD, from the coding sequence ATGAAGCTAGCACGCGAGCTTAAGGAATTCGAAACCCGGCTGGGGCATAAGTTCACCAAACCGGAATTGCTAATCCGCGCGCTTACACATGCCTCGATCTCGTCACCAACGCGCGATGACAATCAGCGGCTGGAGTTTCTGGGCGACCGCGTGCTCGGCCTGACCATGGCCGAAGCGGTGCTCGAACACGATCCTTCGGCGTCCGAAGGCACGCTTGCGCCGCGCTTCAACGCGCTCGTGCGCAAGGAAACCTGCGCCGATATCGCCCGCGAAATCGATCTGGGCGTGGTTTTGAAAATAGGCCGCTCCGAGATGATGTCTGGCGGGCGGCGCAAGAAGGCGCTGTTGGGCGATGCCATGGAGGCGGTGATTGCCGCGGTCTATCTCGACGCCGGGTTTGAAACGGCGCGCGACCTGATTTTGCGGCTCTGGAGCGCACGTATCTCAACCGTCGACGCCGACGCCCGCGACCCCAAGACCGCCCTTCAGGAATGGGCCCAAGCGCGCGGATTAAAGCCGCCATCCTACATCGAAACCGCCCGCACCGGCCCCGATCACGCCCCCGCGTTCACCATCGAAGCTCGGCTCGACAGCGGCCAATCGGCCGAAGCCACAGCGGCCTCCAAACGTCAGGCGGAACAGGCCGCAGCCAAGGCACTTCTGGACCGGGTCGAACGCGACTGA